Genomic DNA from Sporosarcina sp. ANT_H38:
GCCTGGACTCCAATCACTTTTACCGAAGGCCGGATTGTCTTCACAGCAAGTGCAGTCCCTGCGAGTAGACCCCCACCGCCTGCGGGTACAACAATCGTATCCAAATCAGGTTGCTGCTGCAACATTTCCATCGCAACAGTTGCCTGGCCCTCGATAATTGTTAGATCGTCGAATGGATGTATAAACGTCGCGCCTGTTGCTAGTTGTTCAGTTCGCGCAGCTTTATAAGCTTCATCAAAACTCTTTCCAACAAGCTTTACAATCGCTCCGTATTTCCGGGTTGCATCTACTTTTGCTGCTGGAGTCGTTTCAGGCATGAATATTGTAACTCGGGCTCCCACTTTACGTCCTGCCAATGCAACACCTTGTGCATGATTTCCCGCGGAAGCCGCAAGTAAACCTTTTGCGCATTCAGCTGCTGTCAGTTGAGAAATTTTATTGAACGCACCGCGCACTTTAAACGACCCTGTCTTCTGTAAATTTTCAAGTTTCAAAAACACTTTGGATTGTGACCATTCATTCAAAGTCATAGATTGTTTAATAGGCGTGCGGTGAACGATTTCCGTTAAGCGTTCAAATGCTTCGAATAAGCGCGCTGTATTATACAAATCCCCAATTACACCATCTCCCTTTTAAGTCGATATTTACGCCTTTTGAAGTTGCTTCTCATAGTTTGCAATTTGTTCTTCATATTTGAAGGTCAAGGATATTTCATCCCAACCATTTAATAACATTTCTTTATAGTACGGGTCTATATTAAACGAATAGGACTTGCCATCCTGCCCCGTTACCGTCTGTTCAACTAGATTTACTTCTACTGAATAGGGATTTCTTTGACCATTTACTAACAACTCTTCTACTTCCGACATTTTCAACTTAATCGGAAGCAAGCCGTTTTTCATACAGTTATTATAGAAGATATCCGCAAAGCTTGGCGCGATGACGACATTGAATCCATAATCTAAAATTGACCATGGTGCATGTTCACGCGAGGAGCCGCAACCGAAGTTTTCTTGGGCGACGAGGATTTTAGATCCTTTGAACCGCTTATCATTCAAGATGAACTCTTCCACTTCGCTTCCGTCCGCGTGATGCCGCCAATGATAAAATAAATACTTCCCGAATCCAGTCCGTTCAATTCGCTTCAAGAACTCTTTTGATATTATCTGATCGGTATCGACGTTTTTACGATCGAGCGGCGTTATAACGCTTACGACTTCATTAATCGGTTCCATCTAATCATCCTCTCCTCAGTTATGCATGCACCGCTTGTAATTCACGTACATCTACAAAATGACCCGCAATTGCTGAAGCCGCTGCCATGGCCGGGCTTACAAGATGTGTACGTGCCCCCATTCCTTGACGTCCTTCAAAATTCCGATTCGAAGTAGAAGCGCATCGTTCTCCTGCTGGCACAACATCATCATTCATCGCTAGACACATACTGCAACCAGATTCCCGCCACTCGAAACCAGCTTCAAGAAATACGGCATCAAGGCCTTCATCTTCCGCCTGCATTTTAACTGTGCGTGATCCAGGTACGACGATTGCCGTAACAGAGGGGTGAACTTTCTTCCCTTCAATCACTTTTGCCGCTGCACGCAGATCGCTTATTCTCGCGTTCGTACACGAACCTATGAATACGTGCTGGATGTCAATGGACGTCAACGGAACTCCTTCTTCAAGGCCCATATAAGTTAGTGCCTGTTTCAGTGCGTCTTTATCAGATTCCACTTTAAAGTCCCGCGCGTAAGGCACACTAGCTGAAATACCAGAGCCCATTGAAGGGTTGGTTCCCCAAGTCACGAACGGTTCGATTTCACCCGCGTTCATTTCAAGAACAGTATCATACGCCGCGCCCTCATCTGTAGCCAGTGACAACCAATATGCCGCGGCTTCATCAAAAGCTTCAGCTTCCGGAACATATCTACGATTTTTTAAATAGGCAATAGTCGTTTCATCCGGGCTTATTAAACCGGCTTTTGCACCTGCTTCAATAGACATATTACAAACGGTCATCCGTTCTTCCATCGTGAAATTGCGGATTGCTTCACCTGTAAATTCGACAATATGACCTGTGCCCATATCGATGCCGTATTTAGCAATAATCGCTAAAATAACATCTTTCGCAGCTACACCAAATCCAAGATCCCCGTTAATGCGGATTTCCATCGTTTTCGGTTTTGATTGCCACAATGTTTGTGTTGAAAGAACATGCTCAACTTCACTTGTACCGATGCCGAATGCAATTGCCCCGAACGCACCATGTGTAGATGTATGGCTATCGCCGCAGACAATTGTTTTGCCAGGTTGCGTCAATCCAAGTTCTGGCCCAATAATATGGACAATCCCTTGATCTGGATGATCCATATTCGCAAGAGGAATTCCGAATTCATCACAATTCGTTTGTAATGTGTTGATTTGTTTTCGTGCAATCGGATCTTTAATCGCATCGCGGTTTCGTGTTGGAACGTTATGATCCATCGTCGCAAAACAGAGGTCGGGTCTGCGCACAGTACGATTCGCAAGTCGCAGCCCTTCAAATGCCTGCGGAGAAGTTACTTCATGCAATAAATGAAGATCGATATAGAGCAAATCAGGCTTCCCTTGTTCTTCGTATACGATATGCTGATTCCAGATTTTCTCGATAATATTTTGTGCCATATGGCAGCCCTCCCTCTCTTATCAAATGAATGAAGTTAAACATATGAAAACATAATGCTATTTGAGACGAATTGTGTATCAAGTTCGCCAATGACTTTGTCCGTCCATTCTTTTGTTGATAAAACCCGGTTACCAGGTTCTACAAGATCCGCTGTGAAGAAACCGTCTTCGAACACCGTGTTAACTGCTTCTTCAATTGCTGATGCTTCCGTATCCAGGTTAAATGAATACTTCAACATCATTGCAACAGATAGAATCGCTGCCGCTGGATTTGCCAATCCGAGTCCCGCAATTTCAGGTGCGGAACCATGGACAGGCTCGTATAGACCAAATCCGTCCGAACGAATACTCGCTGATGGAAGTACGCCTAATGATCCCGTAATGACGGATGCTTCATCACTCAAAATGTCCCCAAACATATTTTCCGTAACGACAACATCAAATGCTGCCGGGTTTGTAATCAGTTTCATAGCAGTAGAATCGACTAACATATGCTCCACTTCAATATCGGGATAAGCTTTCTTTTTCTCTTCAACAACTTCACGCCATAACTTACTCGTTTCAAGCACATTTGCTTTATCAACAGAAGCAACTTTTCCTCTGCGCAAGCGAGCAATTTCAAACGCTTTTACAACAATACGTTCAATCTCTTCGCGTGAATAAACGAGTGAATCCACTGCAGCATCTGCCGTCCGTCGACTCGGTTCTCCGAAATACAGACCGCCTGTCAATTCCCTTACAATCATCATATCTACGTTTTTCGCCACTTCTTCTTTTAGAGGAGATGCATGGAGCAAGGATGGCACAGCTTTCACAGGCCGAAGATTTGCAAACAAGTCGAAATGTTTTCGAATTGCAAGTAGTCCTTTTTCCGGTCTCATTGCCGAAGGATTTTGATCCCATTTCGGACCGCCTACAGCGCCAAGAAGTACTGCTTCACTCGCTTCACAAAGTGCTACTGTTTCATCTGGAAGCGGATTTTGATGTTTATCAATTGCAGCGCCGCCAATCACTCCGTATTCTATATGGAATGTGTGGTTAAAACGTCTTGCAATCACTTCAAGCACTTTCACTGCAGCTTCAGTCACTTCTGGGCCGATTCCATCACCTGGTAATACTGCTACTTTCTTCTCCATAGAACTTCTCCTCCTTATTGTTTTTGAATCTATTCTCGCTAACTATAAAATTTGAGATAAAGATTCCCTTCAAATCCTCTTCGGCTACCCGGTGTCCAGTTACTGGACACTGTAAGGCGCCTTCGCTTGGTTTATGCAGATATTCATATGCTCAATGTATATAGTTAAACCACAGTTACTTTCGTTTTTGCTTGCTTTTTGATTAATTGTCGGTTGATGGCATTAAAGTATGCCTTTGCAGATGCACCTAACACATCCTGTGCGACATCGCGTCCAATCGACACCTCGCCATTAATACTTAGATTAACAACCGCTTCGCCAAGTGCATCGCGTCCTTTGCCAATCGATGTGACACGGTAATCCAGAATATGAACTTCACCTTCAACAAGCATTTCCAGTGTATTGAAAATTGCTTCAACCGATCCTGAACCTGTTGCTGCCGCAGTCACCGTTTCCCCATTTGGATTAACAGCTGTAACTGTTGCAGATGGAACATTTGCAATTGCATATTGCACTTGAACATCTTTAAATTTATAAACAGGTACATCATTATTTTGAATTTGCTGATCTGTAAATAACACAAATAGATCATCTTCTGTAATTTCTTTCTTACGGTCAGCAAGTTTCTTAAATTCAACAAACGCTTCATTCAGCTTGTCAGCACTAAGATCGAAGCCCATTGAAATGGCTCGGTCACTGAATGCATGTCTGCCAGAGTGTTTACCAAGCGCAAGCGGTTCAGTTTTACCGCCAATTAATTCTGGTGTAATAATTTCATACGTCTGGCGGTTTTTCAGGTAGCCATCCTGATGAATTCCCGACTCATGCGCAAATGCATTTTTGCCGACAATCGCTTTGTTAGGCTGTATGATAACGCCAGTCAGTTGGCTAACTAGCTGACTTGTGCGCTTAATTTCATGTAAATTAATACCTGTTTCCAATCCGTAATAATCTTTACGAATATGGAGTGCAACTGCAATTTCTTCAAGCGCAGCATTTCCTGCACGCTCTCCAATACCATTGATGGTACCTTCGACTTGGTCTGCTCCATTTTCAATCGCTGCGATTGAGTTAGCTACAGCAAACCCTAAATCATCATGACAATGTGCAGATAACTTCACTTTATCAATGCCAGTTACGTTTTCTTTCAAAAACTTGAACAATGCACCGTATTCATGAGGTGTTGCATAACCAACCGTATCAGGGATATTGATAACTGATGCACCGGCAGCAATTACTTGATTGATGATTCGTAATAAGAACTCACGATCTGAGCGGAATGCATCTTCCGCAGACCACTGAACTTGTGGAAAGAACTTGCGTGCATATTTCACAGCTTCTACTGCGATTTCTACGACCTGGTCAGGCGTTTTCTGGAGCTTATATTCCATATGGATAGGTGAAGTTGCTAAAAACACATGTAGATGAGGTTGTTCAGCACCACGAAGTGCTTCCCAAGATGTTTCGATATCGCTTTTCATTGCGCGGGCAAGACCAGTTACCGTCGACTTTTTCACTACGTTAGCAATGCGCTGCACCGCTTCAAAATCACCCGGGGATGAAGCAGGAAACCCTGCTTCAATGATTGTAGCCCCGAATTTTTCTAGCTGCCGTGCGATTTCTAATTTCTCTGCTGTATTTAGATTAATACCTGCAGATTGTTCACCGTCCCGAAGAGTTGTGTCAAATATGTCAATTTTTCGCACTACCCACCACTTCTTCCTCTTTTGATTTTGCACCTTCATTGACGAAAGGCATCATTGCACGAAGTTTTTTACCTACTACTTCAATTTCATGCTGTGCTTCCGTTTCTTCAAATTTATTGAAGTTTGGACGACCATTTTCGTTTTCTGCAATCCATTCTCTCGCAAATTTACCTGATTGAATGTCTGTTAGTACATCTTTCATGCGTGCTTTTGTATCTGCGTCAACGATACGTGGACCTGAAACGAAATCTCCCCACTCAGCTGTATCTGAGATTGAGTAGCGCATACCCGCCATTCCGCCTTCATACATAAGATCCACAATCAGTTTTGTTTCGTGCAAAGTTTCAAAGTACGCAAGTTCAGGTTGGTAACCTGCTTCTACTAGCGTTTCAAAACCAGCTTTGACAAGTGAAGTCAACCCGCCGCATAGTACCGCTTGTTCCCCGAATAGATCTGTTTCAGTTTCTTCTTTGAAAGTAGTTTCAAGTACGCCGCCACGTGCAGATCCAATCGCTTTTGCATAGGCAAGTGCAACGTCCTTCGCTTGACCCGAAACGTCTTGATACACTGCAAACAATGCTGGAACACCTGCACCGGCTTCGAATGTTCTGCGAACGAGATGTCCAGGTCCTTTTGGCGCAACTAGGAATACGTCAACATCAGCTGGTGGAACGATTTGACCGAAGTGAACGTTGAATCCGTGTGCGAAAACAAGTGATTTTCCTGCTGCAAGTGCTGGTTCGATTTCTTCGTCATATACTTGCTTCTGTCTTTCATCTGGCAGTAGGATCATGATAACGTCCGCTTCTTCAGCAGCTTCACGTACAGGTAATACTTTTAGTCCGTCTTGTTTTGCCTGATCAAAAGATTTCCCTTCGCGTACACCGACAACAACATTAAATCCAGAGTCATTCAAGTTTTGTGCATGAGCATGGCCTTGTGATCCGTATCCGATGATTGCAACTAGCTTATCTTTCAAAAGTCCTTCGTTGATATCTTGGTTATAATACATTTTAGTCATAATTGTTTTCCTCCTAATAGTTGGGTTAGTTTAGTTTGATAATGCTGTCTAGATATGTTGTAATAAAGAATTTCATTGAATCCGCTTCGGCGCTAGGGGATGCCTCTCACCATAAACAAAGCAGCTTCGACTTACACTTTTCTTATTTTAAAATGGATAACTGAGGTAATTGGACTTTCTGTGTTTCGCGAACAAATGCCGTAGCACCTGTTCTTGTCAATTCTTTAATGCCATAAGGTCTGAGCAAATCGATAAATGCCTCAATC
This window encodes:
- the leuB gene encoding 3-isopropylmalate dehydrogenase, producing the protein MEKKVAVLPGDGIGPEVTEAAVKVLEVIARRFNHTFHIEYGVIGGAAIDKHQNPLPDETVALCEASEAVLLGAVGGPKWDQNPSAMRPEKGLLAIRKHFDLFANLRPVKAVPSLLHASPLKEEVAKNVDMMIVRELTGGLYFGEPSRRTADAAVDSLVYSREEIERIVVKAFEIARLRRGKVASVDKANVLETSKLWREVVEEKKKAYPDIEVEHMLVDSTAMKLITNPAAFDVVVTENMFGDILSDEASVITGSLGVLPSASIRSDGFGLYEPVHGSAPEIAGLGLANPAAAILSVAMMLKYSFNLDTEASAIEEAVNTVFEDGFFTADLVEPGNRVLSTKEWTDKVIGELDTQFVSNSIMFSYV
- a CDS encoding threonine/serine dehydratase; translation: MYNTARLFEAFERLTEIVHRTPIKQSMTLNEWSQSKVFLKLENLQKTGSFKVRGAFNKISQLTAAECAKGLLAASAGNHAQGVALAGRKVGARVTIFMPETTPAAKVDATRKYGAIVKLVGKSFDEAYKAARTEQLATGATFIHPFDDLTIIEGQATVAMEMLQQQPDLDTIVVPAGGGGLLAGTALAVKTIRPSVKVIGVQAENAPAIASSYHGRKNNLTHFLPTIAEGICVREPGKVTMDIIRNYVDDMITVTEKEISSAILFMLEREKLLVEGAAAAAIAAVMNKKLPIAAARVGVIVSGGNFDVGKLGSCIARCNDSVLNF
- the ilvC gene encoding ketol-acid reductoisomerase — protein: MTKMYYNQDINEGLLKDKLVAIIGYGSQGHAHAQNLNDSGFNVVVGVREGKSFDQAKQDGLKVLPVREAAEEADVIMILLPDERQKQVYDEEIEPALAAGKSLVFAHGFNVHFGQIVPPADVDVFLVAPKGPGHLVRRTFEAGAGVPALFAVYQDVSGQAKDVALAYAKAIGSARGGVLETTFKEETETDLFGEQAVLCGGLTSLVKAGFETLVEAGYQPELAYFETLHETKLIVDLMYEGGMAGMRYSISDTAEWGDFVSGPRIVDADTKARMKDVLTDIQSGKFAREWIAENENGRPNFNKFEETEAQHEIEVVGKKLRAMMPFVNEGAKSKEEEVVGSAKN
- the leuC gene encoding 3-isopropylmalate dehydratase large subunit, yielding MAQNIIEKIWNQHIVYEEQGKPDLLYIDLHLLHEVTSPQAFEGLRLANRTVRRPDLCFATMDHNVPTRNRDAIKDPIARKQINTLQTNCDEFGIPLANMDHPDQGIVHIIGPELGLTQPGKTIVCGDSHTSTHGAFGAIAFGIGTSEVEHVLSTQTLWQSKPKTMEIRINGDLGFGVAAKDVILAIIAKYGIDMGTGHIVEFTGEAIRNFTMEERMTVCNMSIEAGAKAGLISPDETTIAYLKNRRYVPEAEAFDEAAAYWLSLATDEGAAYDTVLEMNAGEIEPFVTWGTNPSMGSGISASVPYARDFKVESDKDALKQALTYMGLEEGVPLTSIDIQHVFIGSCTNARISDLRAAAKVIEGKKVHPSVTAIVVPGSRTVKMQAEDEGLDAVFLEAGFEWRESGCSMCLAMNDDVVPAGERCASTSNRNFEGRQGMGARTHLVSPAMAAASAIAGHFVDVRELQAVHA
- the leuD gene encoding 3-isopropylmalate dehydratase small subunit, with protein sequence MEPINEVVSVITPLDRKNVDTDQIISKEFLKRIERTGFGKYLFYHWRHHADGSEVEEFILNDKRFKGSKILVAQENFGCGSSREHAPWSILDYGFNVVIAPSFADIFYNNCMKNGLLPIKLKMSEVEELLVNGQRNPYSVEVNLVEQTVTGQDGKSYSFNIDPYYKEMLLNGWDEISLTFKYEEQIANYEKQLQKA
- a CDS encoding 2-isopropylmalate synthase, yielding MRKIDIFDTTLRDGEQSAGINLNTAEKLEIARQLEKFGATIIEAGFPASSPGDFEAVQRIANVVKKSTVTGLARAMKSDIETSWEALRGAEQPHLHVFLATSPIHMEYKLQKTPDQVVEIAVEAVKYARKFFPQVQWSAEDAFRSDREFLLRIINQVIAAGASVINIPDTVGYATPHEYGALFKFLKENVTGIDKVKLSAHCHDDLGFAVANSIAAIENGADQVEGTINGIGERAGNAALEEIAVALHIRKDYYGLETGINLHEIKRTSQLVSQLTGVIIQPNKAIVGKNAFAHESGIHQDGYLKNRQTYEIITPELIGGKTEPLALGKHSGRHAFSDRAISMGFDLSADKLNEAFVEFKKLADRKKEITEDDLFVLFTDQQIQNNDVPVYKFKDVQVQYAIANVPSATVTAVNPNGETVTAAATGSGSVEAIFNTLEMLVEGEVHILDYRVTSIGKGRDALGEAVVNLSINGEVSIGRDVAQDVLGASAKAYFNAINRQLIKKQAKTKVTVV